TCGCCGTTAAGCAGCGGCAGCATCCCGTAGCCCGCAAAGGCCACCACCACCGGCTCGAGGGCGCTCAGCACCGGGCCGCGCAGGGTGAACTCGAGCAATGGCGCCTGCGCCGGGTTCCCCACCAGCCGGTTGGCAAGCCCCGCCGAACGCGCATCCAAGGCCCCTGAGGCCGCCAACCCAAAGCGCCCCGCCATCCGTCGCCCCTCATCCATCACCAGGTCAAGCAGGCCCGGCTCCTCCACCCGAAACACGGGGTGCTGCGGTTCGCCGGGCAGCAGGGGCCGCACGGGGGGGGCTTCGGGGGTTGGGCCCTGGGTCGGCACAAAGCGCACCTGGTCGCCCGCTTCCAGCAAAAACACCCTTTCCCGCAGGGGATTGTAAACCTGGGTCAGGGCGGTTCCGATCAGGTGCCACCCCCCTGGGGAGGGCAGGGGGTAGATCCCGGTTTGGTTCCCCGCAATGGCGACTGCGTGGGCCGGCACCAACGGACGCGGGGTACTGCGACGGGGGAGCCGCAAGCGCTCCGGCAGAGGCCCCATAAAAGGAAACCCCGGCGTGAAGCCGGTAGCAAAGACCCGGTACAAAGGCTCGCTGTGTAGCCGTACCACTTCCTCAACTGAAAGGCCGGTCTCCTGCGCCACCCAAGGCAGGTCGGGCCCATCGTAGCGTACGGGCATCTCCACTTCCCTGCCTTGCGGTAAGGTAGGCAGTCGTGGCAGATGGCGCTCTACCCAGCGTTCCACCCTGGCCCTAAAAACCTTTTCGGCGTCGTACTCTATGTACAGGTTCACATACCCCGGCACCAGATCGGTGACCCCTGGCAGCAGGTCGGCCACCAGGGCCTGCACCAGTCGATGCATCTGGACGCTGGCCTGCGGGTCGAGCGCTTCGGCAAAAGGCAGGTAAAAACCGCTCAACGTCATGGGACGCAGGATACCCCGTTCTAGCCCCACCGGGAGACTGACGGAATGCAATCTACTCCAGGGGAGATCCGCATTCGTTCAGTAGGTCTGGATGGCAATGCCCTCGGCCTGCAGAGCCTCCCGAACCGCTTTGGCTATCTCCACTGCGCTGGGATTATCCCCGTGGATGCAAAGTGTCTGGCAGCGCACCGAGACCACTCCCCCATCCACCGTTTCCACCTCACCCCGCATCACCATCTGCACCGCCCGCCGCGCCGCCTCGGCTGGGCTATGAATCCAGGCCCCCGCCAAACCTCGGGGTGCGAGCCGCCCATCGCGGCTGTACCCCCGCTCGGGGAAAGCCTCTGCTATGGTGCGAAGCCCAAGCTTCTGGGCCTCGGCCTCGAGGGGGGTGTTGGGCAATACCACCAAAGGAATGGCCGGGTCAAAGTCCCGGGCGGCCTGGGCAACGGCCCGCGCGGTCTCGGGGTCTTTGGTGGCCCGGTTGTAGAGGGCCCCGTGGGCCTTAATGTGGTGCAAAGGCATCTGAGCGACCCGCAAAAAAGCGCTCAGGGCCCCTACCTGGTAGAGCACGTCGGCATATACCTCGTCGGGCGTAGCCGCCAGCTCCCGCCGCCCAAAGCCCACCAGGTCGGGGAAACCCGGGTGCGCCCCCACCGCCACTCTGTTCTGTCGGGCGAGCTCGAGGGTGCGCTTTATGGTAAGGGGGTCGCCTGCATGAAACCCACAGGCCACATTGACCGAGCTAATCAGGGGGAACAGCTCCTCGTCCCGCCCTAGTTTCCAGTTGCCAAACGATTCGCCTGCATCGGCGTTTAGGTCTATTTGCATGGAACCTCACTCATAGCTAGCTCGAGGCCGAAAGTCGATAGTTGATGGTTCATGGACGATGGGTCGAGGCATGCAGACTTTAGGCCATAGATCATTGACCTTTCTCCCCTTCAGCCGCCCGTCATCGTCCGGGGCAACCAGGTCACAATCTCCGGAAACACCGTGATAAGGGCTGCCGCCAGCAGCAGCATGAACAAAAAGGGCAGGGCCGAGCGGGCAATGGTAAAGATGTCTCGCCCCGAAAGGCCCTGTAGCACAAACAGGTTGAAGCCCACCGGCGGGGTAATCTGGGCCAGCTCCACCGCAATCACCAGAAAAATACCGAACCACAGCAGGTCTATGCCCACCGCCTTGGCCAGGGGCAGGATCACCGAGGTAGTCAGCACAATGATGGAAATGCCGTCCAGAAAGGCCCCCAGCACCAGAAAGAGCAGCATCAGCACCGCCAGGAGAGCGTACTTGGAGAGCCCCAACTCCCCTACCCAGGCCGCCAGGGCTGCCGGGATGCCGGTAAAGCCCATGGCAATGGAAAGCACTGCGGCCCCGGCCAGAATGAAGCCAATCATGCTGCTGGTGCGTACCGCTCCCATCAGGCTCTCGAGCAAGCCCTGCCAGCTCAGGCTGCGCGTCCAAAAGGCGATTAAAAGGGCCCCCAGCACCCCCAGGCTGGCCGCCTCGGTGGGGGTGGCCACCCCTGCGTAGATGGAGCCGATTACCGCGACCATCAGCAGCAGCACCGGCAGAATTTTCAGAAGCCCGCGCAGGCGTTGCCCAAGCGGCATGGGGGGGTCGGGTGGGGGCATCTTCCGGGCATTCAAAAGCCCCGCCAGCGTCACCCAGCCCATAAACAAGAGCATCACCAACAGACCCGGTAGTAGCCCCGCAATGAAGAGCCGGGCCACCGAGACCTCGGCGGCCACGCCGTAGACAATCATCATCACCGAGGGGGGAATCAAAAGGCCCAGCGTACCCGAACCGGCCAGTGAGCCCAGCACCAGCCGCTCGGGGTAGCCGCGCCGCAAGAGTTCGGGCAGGGCAATCTTGCCCACGGTGGCGGTGGTGGCCGCGGAAGAGCCGATCACCGCCGCAAAGATGCCCGAGGCCAGCACGTTGATGTGCAGAAGGCGGCCCGGGATGCTGCGCAGCCAGGGGGAAAGCCCCTCGAACAGGTCGGCGGCCAGGCGAGTGCGGTAGAGAATCTCGCCCATCCAGATGAACATGGGCAAAGCTGCCAGCGACCAGCTCGAGACCGAGGTCCACAAGCTGCTGGCCACACTGGCCCCTGGCGGGGTGTTGGTGAAAAACTGCAACCCCACCCAGCCCACCCCCAGCAAAGCCAGGGCAATCCAGATCCCGCTGCCCAGAAACAAAAGCAGCAGCAACACCAGAAAAAGCGCCACCTGGGTCAGTTCCACGGGCTACTCCTGTCCCCCGCCCTCGGCGAGGTAACCTGGGAGTTCACCCCGCAACAAAGCCCCCAGGGTATCGGCCAGGGCGATGGTAAAGATGGTTAGGCCCACGGCCAGCAGGCTCTGGGGTATCCAGATGGGCAGCGGCAGCAGTCCTGGGGCCAGGTCGCCGTAGCGGTAGGAGTCGAGTACCAGCCGCCACAGTTGCACCGCAGCGTAGCCCGAGGCCAGCAGGGAAAACCCACTCACCAGAAGCTCGAGGCCCCGTCGGGCCCTACCCTGAAGCCGCCGAATCAGCACCCCCACCCGGATGTGGGCCCCCGCCCGCAGGGTGGGGGCCAGGGCGAAGAACACCGCCCCGGCCATGGCAAAGCCCGAAAGCTCGTTGGCCGAGGGAATGGCCACTCCAAACTGCCGACCCACAATCTGGGCCAGAATGATCACAAAAATAAACACCACCAAAAGCCCCGCCACCAGGCTCGAGAAGCGGTACAGGCCATCCAGAAACCTTCGCATAAGGCCCTCTTAGCATCAGCAGGTGGCTGGTAGCCCTACTGGGCCACAGGCCACCCACCACAAACCTTATCGGCCCAGGTAAGTGCGGTAGATGTTGACCCCGGTCGCCCCGGCCCGCCGGAGCCACTCATCGGTCATGGTCTGCCCCACCTTTTTCAGATCGGCTACCAGTTGTGGGCTGGGCTGCAAAACCTGCATCCCCCGCTGTGCCAGGATGGCGCTCTTGCTGGCGGCTTCCTGCTGGCTGGCCTGCCAGCCGCGCTGCTCGGCCCGGCGGGCTGCCGCCAGCACGGCCTCGCGGTCGGCGGGGCTCAGGCTCTCCAGGGCCCGGCGGCTCACAAAGACCATGTTTTTGGGAATCCAGGCCCTGAGGTCGTAGAAGTAGCGGGTGAAGTCCCAGGCCTGGCTGTCTACCCCGGTAGAGGGCGAGGTGATCATGGCCGCTACAATGCCGGTAGCGAACGCCTGGGGAATATCGGCGGCCTCAACCTGGGTGGGCACCATACCGGTCAGTTCGGCAATACGGGCGGTGGCGGGGTTGAAAGCCCGGAAGCGAATTCCCCGCAGGTCGGCCACACTGTTTACCGGCTGCTTGGTGTAGAGCCCCTGCCCCGGCCAAGGCACCGAGAACAACAGGGTCATGCCCCGGCGGGCCAGCCAGTTCTCGATCTCGGCGCGGGAAGCCCGGTAAAGCCGTTGGGCATCGTCGTAGCTGCCGACCAGGAAGGGAATCGAGTCCAGGGCAAAAACCGGGTTCTCGTTGGCCAGGAGCGAGATCAGCACCTCGCCCATCTGAATCTGGCCGTTGCGCACCCCGGGCAGAATTTGGGGGTGCGGCAGAAGCGAGCCCCCGCTGTTGACCCGGATCACCACCCGGCCTTGAGTGGCGGCCTCGACTTCCTTGGCGAACTCGCGAATGTTGATGGTGTGGAAGTTGCCATCCGGGTAGGGGGTGGCCATGATCCACTGGGTCTGGGCCAGGGCCGCGCCCAGGGCTAAGCTTGCCAAGAGTCCGACGAGTTTGTGCATACCTTTCCTCCTTTATGGCTGGACTGCCAGAAGCAACGAAAAAAACCCCTCGAGGTCGGTTTCCCAGGGCCCCGCAAACCCTAGTCTTTGCGAAATTGCCTGGGCCGACTCGCTCAAGGCTTGCAGATAACCCGAGAGCGTTTGGGGGTCGCGGTAGTGGGCTTCTGCTCCGGCTAGGCTCAGCGCCGCCAGCACCTCGCCCTCGGGGCCCCGCACAGGGGCGGCCAGCTCGGCGGAGTGGGGCTCGAGCTCGCCAAAGCTGGCGGCAAACCCGGTTTGACGGGTCTGGGCCAGGAGTTTTTTTAGTTGCACCAGGCCCACCGGGGTGGCCGGGGTGTAGGGTTTGCGTTCAAGCTGGAAGATGGCTTCCTGGACGGCAAGTGGCGCAAAAGCCAGCAGGAGGCGGGTAGAAGCCCCCGCATACAGGGGCGCTCGCCGCCCCGGCGCAATGTAGAGGCGCACCCTCGAGCGAGCCTCCACCACCTCCAGATACACCCCCTCTAGCCCATCCCGCACCACCCACTGCACCGACTGGCCGGTGGCGTCGCGCAGGGCCTGCATCTGGGGCAGGGCCACCTGCCGGGCCGGGTAGGCGGCCTTGACCACGGTGCCCAGGTGCAGCAGCCGCGTACCCAGGCGGTAGCGGTCGTTCTCGCGCACCAGCAGGCCGTGCTGCTCGAGGGCCCGCAAGCTGCGCAGGCAGGTGGCTTTAGGCCAGCCGCTTACCCGGGCCAGCTCCGAAAGGCCCCAGTAGGGCCGCTCCTCGCTGAAAAACCCCAGCAAGTACAGGGGGCGCTCGAGGGTGGGAATAGCTTCGAGGGGTTTCATTGAACGAACCGCCTGTTTGTTGAATGAACCTACTGTGTCAAAAGCCTATGCCCAGACACCCTTACTGTCAAGAGCCGCCTTCTGCTCTACCTGTATGTAGCTGTGGGTTCGCACTACCTGAACTTTTTTAGTGCTGCTTGACTGGGTTACGGAAGGCGGCCCACTTCCTCAAGGTTTCGCAGGCCACTATCAGTTGGCCCGTAGTGGGGCGCTACTTGCTCGCAAGGTGGGGCGGGAGTGGCGGTCTGTGCGAAACACGCTTCTGGCCTGGCCCCTGGAGGGAGCTACCAACATGAAAGGCAAGGTACAGCGGGGCGGGCTTGGCGGAGAGTACATGGTGGAAGATGGGCAGTAAAAAGTAGCCCTCTGTCTGCCCATGAGCCGCGAAGAAAAGCGACACGGGAGGGCTGGAGCTTCAGCGAGAAGGCGTTGTCTTTGGCATGGGAGCTGAAGCGAAAGGCCTAGCCTACGCTCCCCTCACGGCACACATCCTTTACGCTACAGCTACGGCAACGAAAGCCGGGGTTGGGTTTCACCACGCCAGTTTGGTATTGAGCGTGGGCCTGCTGCACCCGCTCCAGAAGGTTTTCCAGTGCATTCCAAAGCCGCTCGATGGGCTTTCCATACACCATAATCGGCTGACCCAGCACCGGCCAGGCCCAGATATACACCTGTCGGATGCGACCTCTGTAAGTCTTGAGCAAGTACCCAGCGGCCCAGCGCTCGCTCCAGCGATCGCGCACCTGCTCTTCGGCTTCTTCGGGAGGGGTGTTGGGAGCCACAAAGCGATACAGATGGGCTTCGGAACCTTTGCGCAAAACCCCATCCAACCGAGCATGTAGACCTGCTCCCTCGAGCTTGAAACCCAGGTTCAGCTCGCCTAAAAGGGGGTAATGATGCCGCAACCAACCCTCAGCCTGGGGAAACTGCCGAGAAAGAGCCTCGAGACGTGCAGGCACCAGGTTTTCCTTGCGCAGTTCGTGTACAAGCTGCTGCCATCCCTCGAGCTCGGGCTCTCTAAGGCCAAGCTGCTCGGCCCAAAGCTGAAAACCACACTCTCGGTAGCGTCGCAGGCTCTCAACCGAGGGCGGGCCCAAAGAAACCCGGCCCAGCGGGGCCTGGTAGCCCTCGCTCTGGGCCAGCTCCAGCAAGCTGGCCGAGGGCAGCTTGGGCAGGTAGGGCGGCCTGGCCTGCTGGAGGAGGAGGGGCTCGGGCTCGAGGGGCCCCTCCTGGCTGGCCTCGGGGTAGGTAACGATCACTTCATCGGCGCGGGCCTGGAGTTCCTGCAAGAGCAGCCGATCGCGCCCCAGAAAACGCTTGGGCAACAGGCCCCCGGCCTGCCGCAGGGCTTCCTCCAGGCTTGCTCTCAGCTCCTCGGGCACGAAATAGTCTTCTTCCTCGCCGGTGCTGTAGGAGCCCTCCACCGCGTAGGTCAGGTAGAGTTTCTTCCAGCGCTGCCCCGAGGCCAGGGTAGGCGTGAGCAGGGCTACCCCTCCCGGCGGGCGATGCGGCTCGTAGGTCTCGGCCAGCAGGGCCGCCCACCAGTGGCGAAAATCGGGGCCGGTGGCGATGCGGTGGGCCTCCAAGGCCCGCTCCATCAGGATGGCCCGACGGGGGCTGTGCCGCACCTCGGGGAGTGAGTCCAGGAGTTCCTGGGCCCAGGCCAGCGAAGGGTGCAGACCGGAGGCATGAAGGGAGTCAAAAGCTGACCCTTCCTCGCCCGGCGGCTTCAGGCGCCCCAGCCAGGAGGCCCAGACTGTCTGCATCCCTATTTCGGTCGCCAGCCGGGTGATGGCCTCGAGGCCTACCAGACTGCGTTCCAGGGCCACCCGACCCAACGGAGCCAGGTCGGGCACGGCCAGCAAGCGGGTGGGAGTGGGGTAGTCGGGCAGCTCGAGCAGCTCGAGCAAAAGCCGCCCCTCGGGGGTATCGGCAGCGGTACCGGCCCGCATATCCACCAGGGGAAGTCCATACTCGTCGGCCAAGGTCAGGAGTGCCGGAATCCGCGACTCCGGCGCCACCACCGCAATATCCAGAGGTTTTAGCCCTTGCGCCAGGTCGCGCTTGATTGAGCGCAACACCCAGCGGGCCTCGCTGACCGGGTTCTGGGCACGGTAGGTCTGGGTGTGGATGGTTCGGGGTGCTAGGTGCTCGTCCGGCACCAACCCCGGCGGGGCTTCCGGCAAGCTGACCCAGACCGGAATGTGGCAGGAGAGAGCCCGCAAGAGGCGAAGCTCGAGCACCCCCAGCTCGCGGAAACCGTCCACAATCAGGAGGTCAGGCTCGAGGCCGACAGGCGCGAGCCCACTGCCCGAGGAGGCGGGTTCTACAGATTGCGTAGGCCTCGTCTGACGCTCGAGGCCGACAGGCGCGAGCCCACTGCCCGAGGAGGCGGGTTCTACAGATTGCGTAGGCCTCGTCTGACGCTCGAGGCCGACAGGCGCGAGCCCACTGCCCGAGGAGGCGGGTTCTACAGATTGCGTAGGCCTCGATTTTTGCTCGAGCGAAGCCTGTCCCTGCTCCAGCAAGGCCAGCGCCCCGGCACGAAAGTCGTCGTAGTCCCAGCGACCCCAGCTCGCCTTGAGTTCCTCGTAGCGGGTGTAGACCTTTTGCAGACGCCGGACCTCGGGGCTGTGGGACGGTAGGGCCTCGGGGTTGACCCCATTGCGTTTGGCCTCGGCGATGGCACGGGCAAACAAGCGGGCCTCACCAGGGCTGGGCAAGGGGGCCTCGTCGGACATCAGCGCCTCTCCTACCAGCGCCACCCGGCCCGGCCCGGTCAGAATGGGCTTGAGGCCAAAGCTAGCAGCCAGCAGCCGGTAGTAAAGCTGTTGCGAGGTAAGCACCTCGAGGCCCAGCACCGCGCCCTTCTGGGTAGCTCGTCGGTAGACATAGGCTTTTTGGACGGGCAAACAAACCCACCATACCCGCTTGCGCTGTTGCAGGTAAGAGTGTGCGACCTCGAGCAAGCGGGTGGTCTTGCCCGAGGCCGGAGGGCCGACGAGGAGGTGCACGTATTCACTATAGCGTGCTCTTCACAGACGTGTCCGCCCGAAGGACGCTTCAGCACAGCTACCGAATCACCGGCTCTGCCGCCGGAAATCGCACCGGTGAACGCTGGTAGGCTGCCAGCCAGCGAGGGTCGGACAAGGGCTCGAGATCCGGGCCCAGCACCAGCACCCCCACCACCCGGCCCTGGTGGGTCAGAAAACAGCGGTAACCCCGGGGCTCGCTCACGTACCAGTTGCCCAGGTTGAGGGTTTGGGCCACCCCCTCAAAGCGCCGAGCGAGCTGGTTGCGCAATCGCAGGGCATCCTGCACCGGGCGATCAAACGCCACCACGGCGATGTCCTCGAGGCCCAGCGGCACCGGCCTTAGGTCTATGTTCACCGTAAGGCGCGACACCGGCACGCCATCCGCCCCCAGCACCACGCGCAACAAGAAGCGCTGGGGGGCCATTCGCTCGGCATAGGCGAACTGGGGGCGCAGGGTCTGGAAGAGGGTCAAGCAGCGATTCATCACCGGCAGATCACTCGGTTGGGCAAAAACCGGAGCCACAAACACCCATAAAAAAAACCAGCGCTTCAAGGCTTCTCCTCTATTTTTTTGCCAAAGAGCAAAACCTGTCACAACTTACACTCGTCTTTTCTCAAAATAAACCCATCCACTGAAACCAAGCTGAAGCCTCACCCCACCACCTCGAGCCTTGCGTAGCGCAGCGCCAGCCTGCGCACCCCATCCGCAAAGGCCACGGTGGCCACCCCATCCTCCAGGTTCACCACCAGTCCGGTGCCAAACTGAATATGCCGCACCTTCTGGCCGGGCTTGAACACGGGCGGTTTGGGGGCAGAAGACGGCCTGAGGAGGAAGCGCTCGAGGTCGGCAAACTCGCCCGCTGGCCCCTGGCCCGGCGCCACATCGAAGGCCTCCCAGAGGCTTCTGGCCTCGGGGGAAAGCCCCAGCGCTTCCAGCCAGCCGGCCTGCTCGGCCCGGGCAAAAAGCCGCAGCACCTTGGCGGCCACCTCGGGGGCTTGGGCGGCGTTCCACCACTGATACAAGTAGCGTTCCAGGCCCAGCCCGTACGCGCCCTGGGCCAGGGCCAGGGTCTGGGCGGTGGAGAGTTCTTCAGGCGGGAGGGCCAGGGCCTCGCCCACCCGCTCCACCGCCCCCAGCACCTGCGGGTACCCTGCCTCCTGCAAAAAGGGCGAGAGCGGCAGGCTGGAGAGGGCGTACAGGTAGGTATGGGCCGAGCTACGGGTCAGGGCCACGTAGAAGAGGCGGCGCTCTTCCTCGAGGTTCTCCGAGCCGCTGTAGGGCAGGGTGCCCTGGTTGCAGTCGGGGATGAAGACCAGGGGCCACTCCAGACCCTTGGCCCGGAAGATGGTCATCAGGGCCACCCGTTCGCGGGGGTCTTGGGCAGGGTCGCCCAGGTGCTCCTGGGCCAGAAGCTCGAGGTGCCGCAGCAGCTCGGCCACGCTGCCCTTGTCGCGGGCGTACTCCAAAAAAGCCCGCACCCCCTCGGCCCGGCCGGCCCCCACCTCGTAAAAGCCCGAGGAGCGCAGCAGGTGGCGGCGGTAGTCGAGGCGGGCCTCGAGCGCTTCCAGCACCGCGTGGGCCGAGCCCCGCCCCAGCACCCCGCCCAGCCATTCAAACAAATCGGCCAGCTCAATCAGACGCTTGGCCACCCGCTCCTCTGCCCCGGCCGCCTCCACCCTGAGCGCATCCAGAAGCAAGGCCCCCTGCTCCACCCGCCGCCAGACCGCATCGGCCACGGCCCGGCTCAAATAGCGCTTGGGGGTGTTGTAGATTTGCAGCCAGAAGCGTTTGGAATCCCCTTCCAGAGGGCCCGGCTGCGCCAGGCGCAGGTAGGCCAGGAGCCCCTGGATCTCCGGGCGCTGGTAGAAGGGGGTGCTGCCCACCACCCGGTAGGGAATCTGCCGCTCGATCAGGGCCTGCTCGAGGTAGGGCGTCTGGGCATAAAGCCGCACCAGCACCACCATCTCGGAAGGGCGATGGCCCAGGGCCAAAAGCCCGGCAATATCGCTCGCCAGGCTTTGGGCCTGGGCGGGCAGGTGGGGCTCCAGGCGCACGTGCACCCGGCCCGCAAAGCCTTTGGTCAGGCTCAGGCGCTTGGGCTCGCGCTGCTGGTTCTGTGCAATCACCCGCCCGGCTAAGGCCACCTGCGGGGCCGGGCAGCGGAAGGTGTCGCGGATGAGGTATTTGCAGGCATTGTAGCGCCGCTCGAACTCGAGGATGAAGCGCGGGCTGGCCCCCCGCCACTCGTAGATGGTCTGGTCGTCGTCGCCCACCGCCATGTAGTTGCGGTGGGGGGCGGTCACTAGGTCGAGCAGCTCCGACTGGGCCAGGTTCACGTCCTGAAACTCGTCCACCAGCACGGCCTGGAAGGCTTTTTGCACGGTTTGCAGGATGTCCGGGTGGCGCACCAGCACCTCCCAGCCCTGCATTAGCATATCGTCGAAGGTAAGCAGCCCGGCCTCGCGCCGCACCTGCTCGAAAAGCCGGTACAGCTCGAGGTACCACTCGAGCCCCTTGGGCGCTTCGGCCTGCATGGCTACCCTAAGGGCCTGAGGGGGCAGCGCGGCCTCTTCCAGCTTGGCGTACTGCAGGTTGCCCTTGCAGGCCCCCACATAGCTCAGGAAGTCTTCGGGCTCGAGGTTCTCCAACTCGGGCGCCCAGGAGAGCTTCAACTCGCGGGCCCGCCGCAGGGTACGCTGCAAAAGGGCCTGCTCGGCGCCCTCTTCCTTGACCTCGGCCAGCTTCAAAAGCCCCTCCGCGGCGGCCTTGCGCACGATGCGGTAGCCCAGCGCGTGCAGAGTGGAGACCTGCACCCCCTGGGTGTGGGGCCAGCGGGCCAGGGCGCGCCTCAGGTCGTCTACTGCCATGCGGCTGAAGGAGGTGACCAAAATCTTGCGCGGCTCAAACACCCGCTCGCGCACCAGGCGCTCCAAGCGGTGCACCAGCGCGGTAGTCTTGCCCGCCCCGGCCACCGCAAACACCAGCGCGGGCCCTTCGTCGTGGGCTACGATGGCTTGCTGTTCGTCGGTCAGGCGCAAAGGCACAGTTTGGATAGTCTACTCAACACACATTACAGGCGTGAATGGTACATAGCCAACAGCCAAGCCAGTATCTACCCGGCGGGCAAAACCAGCCGGTAGCACTTCACGCAAACCGGTACAACTTCCCCGAGAGCGTAGCCACATACAGCGCCCCCCGGTAAGGCAGGGGCGGCACCTGGATGGGATCCAGGCCCGAAGCCTCGAAGAGCAGCCGCCCGCTCTGGGTGTCCACCCCCAGTACCCGGCCTTCCTCGGTGCCCAGGTAGAGCACCCCGTGGGCAATGGAGGGGGCCGCCGTGACCTTGCCAACCTCGAGGGCCCACACCTCGTCGCCGGTCTTCTGGTCGAGGGCGTAGAGTTTCCCGGCCCAGCTCGCAGCATAGAGGTTCCGCTCGTCCAGCGCCGGCGAACCCCACAGCTCGCCCTCGAGGTCGAAGCTCCACTGCACCTCGCGGGTCAGGGGGTCGAAGGCATGGATTTCACCGGCCCAGGTGGGGATGAAAAGCAGGCCGCCCCGGGCGGGCAGGGCAGTGTGAACGGCCCCCGTCTCCACCTTGTAGCGCAGGTGCCCGCTTTGAGGGTCGAGGGCGTACAACCATCCGCCTTCGCTGGCCACCAACAAGAGCCCGCGGTACAGGGTGGGCGAGGCCGAAAGCTCGCTGCCGGCCTGAAAGCCCCAGCGCAGGGTACCGCTGGTATCCAGGGCATACAAAAAACCATCGCGCCCGGCCAGGTAGATTAGGTCGGCCACCAGGGGCGCGGCGGTAATCTCGGCTCGGGTGGGAAAGCTCAGGATGGGCCGCCCGGAGAGGGTCATTCCGGTCAGGCGGCCATCCCAGGCCGCCACATACACCCGCTCGCCCGCCACCACCGGCGGGGCCGAGACCTCGTCGCCCAGGCGCTGGCGGTAGACCGAGCCGTCGGTCAGATCGAGACGGGCGATGCCCTGCCCGGCCCCCACCCACAAGCTGCCCTCCTGGGCAACCAGCTCCCCCGGCCAGGCCACCTGTCCGGCCAGGTCGAAGGTGCCCCGTAACTCCAGTTGCTCGGGCCGGGCTGGGCCGGTGGGA
This genomic stretch from Meiothermus sp. harbors:
- the pxpB gene encoding 5-oxoprolinase subunit PxpB, coding for MTLSGFYLPFAEALDPQASVQMHRLVQALVADLLPGVTDLVPGYVNLYIEYDAEKVFRARVERWVERHLPRLPTLPQGREVEMPVRYDGPDLPWVAQETGLSVEEVVRLHSEPLYRVFATGFTPGFPFMGPLPERLRLPRRSTPRPLVPAHAVAIAGNQTGIYPLPSPGGWHLIGTALTQVYNPLRERVFLLEAGDQVRFVPTQGPTPEAPPVRPLLPGEPQHPVFRVEEPGLLDLVMDEGRRMAGRFGLAASGALDARSAGLANRLVGNPAQAPLLEFTLRGPVLSALEPVVVAFAGYGMLPLLNGEPVMGAQSFALRKGDVLSFRPTGEGVRGYLALAGGLESERFWGSASTDLKGLVGRALQAGDVLGVAEPRGARAGFSFAQPPLRPRRIRLLPGPQYSPGAMRALCAAPYELASGDRMGLRLQGLAVPGGELISEATPLGAVQMTPEGQPIVLLNDRGRIGGYTKPARVHPADLPWLAQLRPGQKVWFVASVT
- a CDS encoding LamB/YcsF family protein — encoded protein: MQIDLNADAGESFGNWKLGRDEELFPLISSVNVACGFHAGDPLTIKRTLELARQNRVAVGAHPGFPDLVGFGRRELAATPDEVYADVLYQVGALSAFLRVAQMPLHHIKAHGALYNRATKDPETARAVAQAARDFDPAIPLVVLPNTPLEAEAQKLGLRTIAEAFPERGYSRDGRLAPRGLAGAWIHSPAEAARRAVQMVMRGEVETVDGGVVSVRCQTLCIHGDNPSAVEIAKAVREALQAEGIAIQTY
- a CDS encoding TRAP transporter large permease; the encoded protein is MELTQVALFLVLLLLLFLGSGIWIALALLGVGWVGLQFFTNTPPGASVASSLWTSVSSWSLAALPMFIWMGEILYRTRLAADLFEGLSPWLRSIPGRLLHINVLASGIFAAVIGSSAATTATVGKIALPELLRRGYPERLVLGSLAGSGTLGLLIPPSVMMIVYGVAAEVSVARLFIAGLLPGLLVMLLFMGWVTLAGLLNARKMPPPDPPMPLGQRLRGLLKILPVLLLMVAVIGSIYAGVATPTEAASLGVLGALLIAFWTRSLSWQGLLESLMGAVRTSSMIGFILAGAAVLSIAMGFTGIPAALAAWVGELGLSKYALLAVLMLLFLVLGAFLDGISIIVLTTSVILPLAKAVGIDLLWFGIFLVIAVELAQITPPVGFNLFVLQGLSGRDIFTIARSALPFLFMLLLAAALITVFPEIVTWLPRTMTGG
- a CDS encoding TRAP transporter small permease, producing the protein MRRFLDGLYRFSSLVAGLLVVFIFVIILAQIVGRQFGVAIPSANELSGFAMAGAVFFALAPTLRAGAHIRVGVLIRRLQGRARRGLELLVSGFSLLASGYAAVQLWRLVLDSYRYGDLAPGLLPLPIWIPQSLLAVGLTIFTIALADTLGALLRGELPGYLAEGGGQE
- a CDS encoding TRAP transporter substrate-binding protein produces the protein MHKLVGLLASLALGAALAQTQWIMATPYPDGNFHTINIREFAKEVEAATQGRVVIRVNSGGSLLPHPQILPGVRNGQIQMGEVLISLLANENPVFALDSIPFLVGSYDDAQRLYRASRAEIENWLARRGMTLLFSVPWPGQGLYTKQPVNSVADLRGIRFRAFNPATARIAELTGMVPTQVEAADIPQAFATGIVAAMITSPSTGVDSQAWDFTRYFYDLRAWIPKNMVFVSRRALESLSPADREAVLAAARRAEQRGWQASQQEAASKSAILAQRGMQVLQPSPQLVADLKKVGQTMTDEWLRRAGATGVNIYRTYLGR
- a CDS encoding IclR family transcriptional regulator, whose protein sequence is MKPLEAIPTLERPLYLLGFFSEERPYWGLSELARVSGWPKATCLRSLRALEQHGLLVRENDRYRLGTRLLHLGTVVKAAYPARQVALPQMQALRDATGQSVQWVVRDGLEGVYLEVVEARSRVRLYIAPGRRAPLYAGASTRLLLAFAPLAVQEAIFQLERKPYTPATPVGLVQLKKLLAQTRQTGFAASFGELEPHSAELAAPVRGPEGEVLAALSLAGAEAHYRDPQTLSGYLQALSESAQAISQRLGFAGPWETDLEGFFSLLLAVQP
- a CDS encoding ATP-dependent nuclease subunit B; the encoded protein is MHLLVGPPASGKTTRLLEVAHSYLQQRKRVWWVCLPVQKAYVYRRATQKGAVLGLEVLTSQQLYYRLLAASFGLKPILTGPGRVALVGEALMSDEAPLPSPGEARLFARAIAEAKRNGVNPEALPSHSPEVRRLQKVYTRYEELKASWGRWDYDDFRAGALALLEQGQASLEQKSRPTQSVEPASSGSGLAPVGLERQTRPTQSVEPASSGSGLAPVGLERQTRPTQSVEPASSGSGLAPVGLEPDLLIVDGFRELGVLELRLLRALSCHIPVWVSLPEAPPGLVPDEHLAPRTIHTQTYRAQNPVSEARWVLRSIKRDLAQGLKPLDIAVVAPESRIPALLTLADEYGLPLVDMRAGTAADTPEGRLLLELLELPDYPTPTRLLAVPDLAPLGRVALERSLVGLEAITRLATEIGMQTVWASWLGRLKPPGEEGSAFDSLHASGLHPSLAWAQELLDSLPEVRHSPRRAILMERALEAHRIATGPDFRHWWAALLAETYEPHRPPGGVALLTPTLASGQRWKKLYLTYAVEGSYSTGEEEDYFVPEELRASLEEALRQAGGLLPKRFLGRDRLLLQELQARADEVIVTYPEASQEGPLEPEPLLLQQARPPYLPKLPSASLLELAQSEGYQAPLGRVSLGPPSVESLRRYRECGFQLWAEQLGLREPELEGWQQLVHELRKENLVPARLEALSRQFPQAEGWLRHHYPLLGELNLGFKLEGAGLHARLDGVLRKGSEAHLYRFVAPNTPPEEAEEQVRDRWSERWAAGYLLKTYRGRIRQVYIWAWPVLGQPIMVYGKPIERLWNALENLLERVQQAHAQYQTGVVKPNPGFRCRSCSVKDVCREGSVG